Proteins encoded in a region of the Streptomyces sp. NBC_00258 genome:
- a CDS encoding PASTA domain-containing protein yields the protein MTSVRIPRKTPEVRVPRLVGLMAVDARETAEARGVLLAAPDRPDFHLTVVDYVVRQYPLPGSEVPRGAVVTVWFDFGEGEGGGGAGVREPRRGGPPAGGLYRELDEPGDPFAVLR from the coding sequence GTGACGTCTGTGCGCATACCACGCAAGACACCCGAAGTGCGCGTGCCGCGGCTCGTCGGTCTGATGGCCGTGGACGCGCGGGAGACGGCCGAGGCGCGAGGGGTGCTGCTCGCGGCGCCGGATCGGCCCGACTTCCATCTGACCGTCGTCGATTACGTCGTACGCCAGTACCCGTTGCCCGGTTCCGAGGTGCCGCGCGGGGCGGTTGTGACGGTGTGGTTCGACTTCGGGGAGGGTGAGGGTGGGGGCGGGGCCGGTGTGCGGGAGCCTCGGCGGGGTGGGCCGCCGGCCGGGGGGCTGTACCGGGAGCTTGATGAGCCGGGGGATCCGTTTGCCGTGCTGCGGTAG
- a CDS encoding GNAT family N-acetyltransferase, translating to MNRALPVVHLRVPTDEDAFAWHRVFDDPDVMEFHGGKPAELSFYEELTARQRRHDAEYGFCFWTMLDEEGQVIGFTGAQPWPREWGPKGEIEIGWRLGRKHWGKGYVTTAARITLERVRATGVPSVVAMVNSRNARSIAVTRRLGMELAETFTTETSDQLGHCYRLAL from the coding sequence GTGAACCGAGCTCTCCCCGTGGTACACCTGCGCGTCCCGACCGACGAGGACGCGTTCGCCTGGCACCGGGTCTTCGACGACCCGGACGTGATGGAGTTCCACGGCGGAAAGCCGGCCGAGCTGTCCTTCTACGAGGAACTGACCGCCCGGCAGCGCCGGCACGACGCCGAGTACGGGTTCTGCTTCTGGACCATGCTCGACGAGGAGGGCCAGGTCATCGGCTTCACCGGCGCCCAGCCGTGGCCGCGCGAGTGGGGACCGAAGGGCGAGATCGAGATCGGCTGGCGGCTCGGGCGGAAGCACTGGGGCAAGGGGTACGTCACCACGGCCGCGCGGATCACGCTGGAACGGGTACGCGCGACGGGCGTACCCAGCGTGGTGGCCATGGTGAACTCCCGCAACGCACGCTCGATCGCGGTGACCAGACGCCTCGGCATGGAACTCGCCGAGACGTTCACCACGGAGACGTCGGACCAGCTGGGGCACTGCTACCGGTTGGCGCTCTGA
- a CDS encoding geranylgeranyl reductase family protein yields the protein MTESQPLSEHTADVIVVGAGPAGSTTAYYLAKAGLDVLLLEKTAFPREKVCGDGLTPRATKQLVSMGIDISEEAGWLRNKGLRIIGGGVRLQLDWPDLAAYPDYGLVRKRDDFDEQLARQAQKAGARLHERCNVGAPIIDDRTGRITGVHAKLGDADSKEKREVTFHAPLVVAADGNSTRLSLAMGLHRREDRPMGVAVRTYFTSPRHDDDYLESWLELWDRRGPGEDRLLPGYGWIFGMGDGTSNVGLGVLNTTSSFKELDWREVLKAWCASMPEDWGYTPENMTIPIRGAALPMAFNRQPHYTKGLLLVGDAGGMVNPFNGEGIAYAMESGQIAADVIVQAHARATPAQRELALQRYPKVLKDTYGGYYTLGRAFVKLIGNPKVMKIATQRGLTHPVLMKFTLKMLANLTDPTGGDAMDRIINGLSKVAPRA from the coding sequence GTGACCGAGTCCCAGCCCCTCTCCGAACACACCGCCGATGTGATCGTCGTCGGGGCCGGGCCAGCCGGTTCCACCACCGCGTACTACCTGGCCAAGGCCGGACTCGACGTCCTGCTCCTCGAGAAGACCGCGTTTCCGCGGGAGAAGGTGTGCGGTGACGGGCTGACGCCCCGCGCCACCAAACAACTCGTCTCCATGGGCATCGACATCTCGGAGGAGGCGGGCTGGCTCCGGAACAAGGGGCTCCGCATCATCGGCGGCGGCGTCCGCCTCCAGCTGGACTGGCCGGATCTCGCCGCCTACCCGGACTACGGACTCGTACGGAAGCGGGACGACTTCGACGAGCAGCTGGCCCGGCAGGCGCAGAAGGCGGGCGCGCGGCTGCACGAGCGCTGCAACGTCGGCGCCCCGATCATCGACGACCGCACGGGCCGGATCACCGGCGTGCACGCGAAGCTCGGTGACGCCGACTCCAAGGAGAAGCGCGAGGTCACCTTCCACGCGCCCCTCGTGGTCGCCGCCGACGGCAACTCGACCCGGCTGTCGCTGGCGATGGGCCTGCACCGCCGCGAGGACCGTCCGATGGGCGTCGCGGTCCGTACGTACTTCACGTCCCCGCGCCACGACGACGACTACCTGGAGTCGTGGCTGGAGCTGTGGGACCGCCGCGGCCCCGGCGAGGACCGGCTGCTGCCCGGTTACGGGTGGATCTTCGGCATGGGCGACGGCACGTCGAACGTCGGCCTCGGTGTCCTGAACACCACGTCGTCCTTCAAGGAGCTGGACTGGCGCGAGGTCCTGAAGGCCTGGTGCGCGTCGATGCCCGAGGACTGGGGCTACACCCCGGAGAACATGACGATCCCGATCCGGGGCGCCGCTCTCCCGATGGCCTTCAACCGCCAGCCCCACTACACGAAGGGGCTGTTGCTCGTCGGCGACGCGGGCGGGATGGTGAACCCCTTCAACGGCGAGGGCATCGCCTACGCCATGGAGTCCGGCCAGATCGCCGCCGACGTCATCGTCCAGGCGCACGCCCGTGCGACCCCCGCCCAGCGTGAACTCGCCCTCCAGCGCTACCCGAAGGTCCTCAAGGACACCTACGGCGGCTACTACACGCTGGGCCGCGCCTTCGTGAAGCTCATCGGCAACCCGAAGGTCATGAAGATCGCCACGCAGCGGGGTCTCACGCACCCCGTTCTGATGAAGTTCACGCTGAAGATGCTGGCCAACCTGACCGACCCGACGGGCGGCGACGCGATGGACCGCATCATCAACGGCCTCTCCAAGGTGGCCCCGAGGGCGTGA
- a CDS encoding C40 family peptidase: MEEPLIPVVPMSHTAHIRSHRKPRPRSSSALAMRAGVAGGVLSTLAVAGAAGSANAAEPVTQTIELPTLTADMTAQVAESAEVTQQAAADYQLRAERDAAAAKAAKQAKADLADAKKKAEAKQKAEDARKAAAERATRSSERTTLTSTSADSDVPAPASGSVGTVINFLKAQVGDAYVMGATGPNAWDCSSLVQAAFKQVGVDLPRVSQDQSVSGTPVSLSNIQVGDILYWGGAGSAYHTGVYIGGGQYLDAANPSKGVVIQDLSGYPASGAVRVL, from the coding sequence ATGGAGGAGCCCCTGATACCGGTTGTCCCTATGTCCCACACCGCTCACATACGCAGCCACCGGAAACCCCGGCCTCGCAGCAGCTCGGCGCTCGCGATGCGCGCCGGAGTTGCCGGTGGCGTCCTCAGCACCCTGGCAGTGGCCGGTGCGGCCGGATCGGCGAACGCTGCCGAACCGGTGACCCAGACCATCGAGCTGCCCACCCTCACGGCCGACATGACCGCCCAGGTCGCCGAGTCCGCGGAGGTCACCCAGCAGGCCGCGGCCGACTACCAGCTGCGTGCCGAGCGTGACGCGGCCGCCGCCAAGGCCGCCAAGCAGGCCAAGGCGGACCTCGCCGACGCGAAGAAGAAGGCGGAGGCCAAGCAGAAGGCCGAGGACGCCCGCAAGGCCGCCGCCGAGCGTGCCACCCGGTCCTCCGAGCGGACCACACTCACGTCGACGTCGGCCGACAGCGACGTCCCCGCCCCCGCGAGCGGCAGCGTCGGCACGGTCATCAACTTCCTCAAGGCCCAGGTCGGCGACGCCTACGTCATGGGCGCCACCGGCCCCAACGCGTGGGACTGCTCCAGCCTGGTGCAGGCCGCGTTCAAGCAGGTCGGCGTGGACCTGCCGCGCGTCTCCCAGGACCAGTCCGTGTCCGGCACCCCGGTCTCGCTGTCCAACATCCAGGTCGGCGACATCCTGTACTGGGGTGGCGCGGGTTCGGCGTACCACACCGGTGTCTACATCGGTGGCGGTCAGTACCTGGACGCCGCGAACCCCTCGAAGGGTGTCGTCATCCAGGACCTGTCGGGCTACCCGGCGAGCGGCGCGGTACGCGTCCTCTGA
- a CDS encoding NADH-quinone oxidoreductase subunit A: MNAYAPILVLGALGAGFAIFSVVMATLIGPKRYNRAKLEAYECGIEPTPTPAGGGRFPIKYYLTAMLFIIFDIEIVFLYPWAVTFDALGVFGLVEMLLFVLTVFVAYAYVWRRGGLEWD, encoded by the coding sequence GTGAACGCGTATGCGCCCATCCTCGTACTGGGAGCCCTCGGAGCAGGCTTTGCGATCTTCTCCGTGGTCATGGCCACGCTTATCGGTCCAAAGCGCTACAACCGGGCCAAGCTCGAAGCCTACGAGTGCGGTATCGAGCCGACCCCCACGCCGGCCGGCGGCGGGCGGTTCCCCATCAAGTACTACCTGACGGCGATGCTCTTCATCATTTTCGATATCGAGATCGTCTTCCTCTATCCCTGGGCCGTCACGTTCGACGCGCTCGGGGTTTTCGGGCTCGTGGAGATGTTGCTCTTCGTGCTCACCGTCTTCGTCGCGTACGCGTACGTGTGGCGGCGAGGCGGCCTGGAATGGGACTGA
- a CDS encoding NuoB/complex I 20 kDa subunit family protein produces MGLEEKLPSGFLLTTVEQAAGWVRKSSVFPATFGLACCAIEMMTTGAGRYDLARFGMEVFRGSPRQADLMIVAGRVSQKMAPVLRQVYDQMPNPKWVISMGVCASSGGMFNNYAIVQGVDHIVPVDIYLPGCPPRPEMLMDAILKLHQKIQSSKLGVNAEEAAREAEEAALKALPTIEMKGLLR; encoded by the coding sequence ATGGGACTCGAAGAAAAGCTGCCGAGCGGCTTCCTGCTGACCACCGTCGAGCAGGCCGCGGGATGGGTGCGCAAGTCGTCCGTCTTCCCCGCCACCTTCGGCCTCGCCTGCTGCGCCATCGAGATGATGACGACGGGCGCGGGCCGCTACGACCTGGCGCGCTTCGGCATGGAGGTCTTCCGCGGCTCGCCGCGCCAGGCCGACCTGATGATCGTCGCCGGACGCGTCAGCCAGAAGATGGCGCCGGTCCTGAGGCAGGTCTACGACCAGATGCCGAACCCCAAGTGGGTGATCTCCATGGGGGTTTGTGCCTCGTCGGGCGGCATGTTCAACAACTACGCGATCGTGCAGGGCGTCGACCACATCGTCCCTGTCGACATCTATCTGCCCGGCTGTCCGCCACGGCCCGAGATGCTGATGGACGCGATTCTCAAGCTCCACCAGAAGATCCAGTCCTCGAAGCTCGGCGTGAACGCCGAGGAGGCGGCCCGCGAGGCGGAGGAAGCGGCGCTCAAGGCGCTCCCCACCATCGAGATGAAGGGCCTGCTGCGGTGA
- a CDS encoding NADH-quinone oxidoreductase subunit C, with product MSDANGNGVNPEKDLGASNLPGQRGDGGEEIRVQRGMFGANNGGDTSGYGGLVRSIRLPGAASRPYGGWFDEVADELEGALEEQGLVPENAIEKTIVDRDEMTFHIDREFLLQVAQTLRDDPALRFELCTGVSGVHYPQDKGRELHAVYHLRSITHNRLIRLEVSAPDSEPRVPSLVSVYPTNDWHERETYDFFGIVFEGHPALTRIMMPDDWQGFPQRKDYPLGGIPVEYKGAQIPAPDQRRSYS from the coding sequence GTGAGCGACGCGAACGGCAACGGGGTGAACCCCGAGAAGGACCTCGGCGCCTCCAACCTCCCGGGCCAGCGAGGCGACGGCGGCGAGGAGATCCGCGTCCAGCGCGGCATGTTCGGCGCCAACAACGGCGGGGACACCTCCGGCTACGGCGGCCTGGTCCGCTCGATCCGGCTGCCGGGCGCGGCCTCCCGCCCGTACGGCGGCTGGTTCGACGAGGTCGCCGACGAGCTCGAAGGCGCCCTGGAGGAACAGGGTCTCGTCCCCGAGAACGCGATCGAGAAGACGATCGTCGACCGCGACGAGATGACCTTCCACATCGACCGCGAGTTCCTGCTCCAGGTCGCCCAGACCCTGCGCGACGACCCGGCCCTGCGCTTCGAGCTCTGCACAGGCGTGAGCGGAGTCCACTACCCGCAGGACAAGGGCCGCGAGCTGCACGCCGTCTACCACCTGCGCTCGATCACCCACAACCGGCTGATCCGCCTGGAAGTCAGCGCCCCGGACAGCGAGCCGCGCGTCCCGTCCCTGGTCTCGGTCTATCCGACGAACGACTGGCACGAGCGCGAGACGTACGACTTCTTCGGCATCGTCTTCGAGGGCCACCCGGCCCTCACGCGGATCATGATGCCGGACGACTGGCAGGGCTTTCCGCAGCGCAAGGACTATCCCCTCGGCGGCATCCCCGTCGAGTACAAGGGCGCCCAGATCCCGGCTCCGGACCAGCGGAGGTCGTACTCATGA
- a CDS encoding NADH-quinone oxidoreductase subunit D → MSTQSASARETTEGRVYTVTGGDWDEVVETAAKADDERIVVNMGPQHPSTHGVLRLILEIDGETVTEARCGIGYLHTGIEKNLEFRTWTQGTTFVTRMDYLTSFFNETAYCLAVEKLLGIEDQIPDRATIIRVLLMELNRLSSHLVCIATGGMELGATTIMIYGFRDRELVLDIYELITGLRMNHAYIRPGGLAQDLPPGAVDQIREFVKKMQKNLPEYDKLATGNPIFKARMQGIGHLDLAGCMALGATGPILRSAGLPHDLRKAQPYCGYETYDFDVPTTDTSDAYGRFLIRLEEMRQSLRIVEQCLDRLQPGPVMVTDKKIAWPAQLALGPDGLGNSLDHIKQIMGTSMEALIHHFKLVTEGFRVPPGQAYAAVESPKGELGVHAVSDGGTRPYRVHYRDPSFTNLQAMAAMCEGGQVADVIVAVASIDPVMGGVDR, encoded by the coding sequence ATGAGCACGCAGTCAGCATCCGCACGGGAGACCACCGAGGGCCGCGTCTACACGGTCACCGGTGGTGACTGGGACGAGGTCGTCGAGACCGCGGCCAAGGCCGACGACGAGCGCATCGTCGTCAACATGGGCCCCCAGCACCCGTCCACGCACGGCGTGCTCCGGCTCATCCTGGAGATCGACGGCGAGACGGTCACCGAGGCCCGCTGCGGCATCGGCTATCTGCACACCGGCATCGAGAAGAACCTCGAGTTCCGTACGTGGACACAGGGCACGACCTTCGTGACGCGCATGGACTACCTGACGTCGTTCTTCAACGAGACCGCGTACTGCCTGGCCGTCGAGAAGCTCCTCGGCATCGAGGACCAGATCCCGGACCGCGCCACGATCATCCGGGTGCTCCTGATGGAGCTGAACCGGCTCTCCTCGCACCTGGTGTGCATCGCCACCGGAGGCATGGAACTCGGCGCCACCACGATCATGATCTACGGCTTCCGTGATCGTGAACTCGTTCTCGACATCTACGAGCTGATCACCGGCCTGCGCATGAACCACGCGTACATCCGGCCCGGCGGCCTCGCCCAGGACCTGCCCCCGGGCGCGGTGGACCAGATCCGCGAGTTCGTGAAGAAGATGCAGAAGAACCTTCCCGAGTACGACAAGCTCGCCACCGGGAACCCCATCTTCAAGGCCCGTATGCAGGGCATCGGCCATCTCGACCTGGCCGGCTGCATGGCCCTCGGCGCCACCGGCCCGATCCTCCGCTCGGCCGGCCTGCCGCACGACCTGCGCAAGGCGCAGCCGTACTGCGGCTACGAGACGTACGACTTCGACGTCCCGACCACCGACACCTCCGACGCGTACGGGCGCTTCCTGATCCGTCTCGAGGAGATGCGCCAGTCGCTGCGGATCGTCGAGCAGTGCCTGGACCGGCTGCAGCCCGGCCCGGTCATGGTCACCGACAAGAAGATCGCCTGGCCCGCCCAGCTCGCGCTCGGCCCCGACGGACTCGGCAACTCGCTCGACCACATCAAGCAGATCATGGGCACCTCCATGGAGGCCCTGATCCACCACTTCAAGCTGGTGACCGAGGGGTTCCGCGTGCCGCCGGGACAGGCGTACGCGGCCGTCGAGTCGCCGAAGGGCGAACTCGGGGTGCACGCCGTGTCCGACGGAGGCACCCGCCCCTACCGGGTCCACTACCGGGACCCGTCCTTCACCAATCTGCAGGCCATGGCGGCGATGTGCGAGGGCGGCCAGGTCGCCGACGTCATCGTCGCCGTCGCGTCCATCGACCCCGTGATGGGAGGCGTCGACCGGTGA